A window of Dissulfurirhabdus thermomarina contains these coding sequences:
- a CDS encoding 3',5'-cyclic-nucleotide phosphodiesterase, with translation MDKPFSLEILGCDGGIDAAHFTTCFRLADDLLIDAGTGLGRLPADDILRVDHVVVTHSHQDHIALLPLLVDRVLRSRRRPVTVYGMGESLAALRKHVFNWSIFPDFSRLSLAEGGAPVLRFEELAPGRPRDVAGWRITGTPTDHTVAGFAYRFERGGFRFGFTGDTRSLAPAAALAPVDLLIAEVSFPNALEDLADLTGHLCPAALERELERHFDPAPVLWLTHLKQEYRARIEAELAPVLARTGGAVLRSGEVFTLERPGRG, from the coding sequence ATGGACAAGCCATTTTCCCTGGAGATCCTGGGCTGCGACGGGGGGATCGACGCGGCCCACTTCACCACCTGTTTCCGCCTCGCGGACGACCTCCTCATCGACGCGGGGACGGGGCTCGGCCGGCTCCCGGCCGACGACATCCTCCGCGTCGACCACGTGGTGGTGACCCACAGCCACCAGGACCACATCGCCCTCCTGCCCCTCCTGGTGGACCGCGTGCTGCGGTCCCGCCGGCGCCCGGTGACGGTCTACGGGATGGGGGAGAGCCTGGCCGCCCTCCGGAAGCACGTCTTCAACTGGTCCATATTCCCGGATTTCTCGCGCCTTTCCCTGGCGGAGGGGGGCGCCCCCGTCCTGCGCTTCGAGGAGCTGGCGCCCGGGCGGCCCCGCGACGTGGCGGGCTGGCGGATCACGGGCACCCCCACCGACCACACGGTGGCGGGCTTCGCCTACCGGTTCGAGCGCGGCGGGTTCCGGTTCGGATTCACGGGCGACACCCGGTCCCTGGCGCCGGCGGCGGCGCTGGCGCCCGTCGACCTCCTCATCGCGGAGGTCTCGTTCCCCAACGCCCTCGAGGACCTGGCCGATCTTACGGGCCACCTCTGCCCGGCGGCCCTGGAGCGGGAGCTCGAGCGGCACTTCGACCCCGCCCCCGTCCTCTGGCTCACCCACCTCAAGCAGGAATACCGCGCCCGGATCGAGGCCGAGCTCGCCCCGGTGCTCGCCCGCACCGGCGGCGCCGTCCTCCGGTCCGGGGAGGTCTTCACCCTGGAGCGGCCGGGCCGGGGCTAG
- a CDS encoding ATP-dependent 6-phosphofructokinase: MNEFCHTGEDTRSEIDLLEDIGLDESVETAIPTLGAAKVPSPLIQTEQGHFVSDDNRVLVNVSHRCFEAALKAGRTPPSFELAGPRRHIYFDPTKLRCAIVTAGGLCPGINDVIRAIVLALYHGYGVRSTFGIRYGLRGFIPEYGLPVMELTPERVERIHEYGGTILGSSRGHQPIEGIVDALERMHIGVLFLIGGDGTFRAGAKVVEEIQRRQLKISVVAIPKTIDNDIYLVFKTFGFDTAVQMACEAIRSAHTEAVGAPNGIGLVKLMGRHSGFIAATATNALREVNFCLIPEADFVLEGEGGLLQAVEQRIRQRGHAVVVVAEGAGQRYVRGDKEERDASGNIKLGDIGVFLRDRFRAHFAEVGLEVNLRYIDPSYIIRSVPANVDDSLYCANLGQNAVHAAMAGKTGLMVSHWNGRYVHVPIKEAIKRRKRINLNSRFWMSVLESTGQFNLAVHPAETP, translated from the coding sequence ATGAACGAATTCTGCCACACCGGGGAAGACACCCGATCGGAGATCGACCTCCTCGAGGATATCGGCCTCGACGAGTCGGTGGAGACCGCCATCCCCACCCTGGGGGCGGCCAAGGTCCCCTCTCCCCTGATCCAGACCGAGCAAGGGCACTTCGTCTCGGACGACAACCGCGTCCTGGTCAACGTCTCCCACCGCTGCTTCGAGGCGGCCCTCAAGGCGGGGCGCACCCCGCCCTCCTTCGAGCTGGCCGGGCCGCGGCGCCACATCTACTTCGATCCCACGAAGCTCCGGTGCGCCATCGTGACCGCCGGAGGGCTCTGCCCCGGGATCAACGACGTCATCCGTGCCATCGTCCTGGCCCTCTATCACGGCTACGGCGTCCGGTCCACCTTCGGCATCCGCTACGGGCTCAGGGGCTTCATCCCGGAATACGGCCTCCCCGTCATGGAACTCACCCCCGAACGCGTGGAGCGGATCCACGAGTACGGCGGCACCATCCTCGGCTCCTCCCGCGGGCACCAGCCCATCGAGGGCATCGTGGACGCCCTCGAGCGGATGCACATCGGCGTCCTCTTCCTCATCGGCGGCGACGGGACCTTCCGGGCCGGGGCCAAGGTCGTGGAGGAGATCCAGCGCCGACAGCTCAAGATCTCCGTGGTGGCCATCCCCAAGACCATCGATAACGACATCTACCTGGTCTTCAAGACCTTCGGCTTCGACACCGCGGTCCAGATGGCCTGCGAGGCCATCCGGAGTGCCCACACCGAGGCGGTGGGGGCCCCCAACGGCATCGGGCTGGTGAAGCTCATGGGCCGCCACTCGGGCTTCATCGCCGCCACGGCCACCAACGCCCTCCGGGAGGTGAACTTCTGCCTCATCCCCGAGGCCGACTTCGTCCTCGAGGGCGAGGGCGGCCTCCTCCAGGCCGTGGAGCAGCGGATCCGCCAGCGCGGCCACGCCGTGGTGGTGGTGGCCGAGGGGGCCGGGCAGCGCTACGTCCGGGGCGACAAGGAGGAACGCGACGCCTCCGGCAACATCAAGCTGGGCGACATCGGCGTCTTCCTGCGGGACCGGTTCAGGGCCCACTTCGCCGAGGTGGGCCTCGAGGTCAACCTCCGCTACATCGACCCGAGCTACATCATCCGGAGCGTGCCGGCCAACGTGGACGACAGTCTCTACTGCGCCAACCTCGGCCAAAACGCCGTCCACGCCGCCATGGCCGGGAAGACCGGCCTCATGGTCAGCCACTGGAACGGCCGCTACGTCCACGTCCCCATCAAGGAGGCCATCAAGCGGCGCAAGCGGATCAACCTGAACAGCCGGTTCTGGATGAGCGTCCTCGAGTCCACGGGCCAGTTCAACCTGGCCGTCCACCCGGCCGAAACGCCGTGA
- a CDS encoding NifB/NifX family molybdenum-iron cluster-binding protein: protein MQKIAVPVRDGLVDDHFGHCEAFAIYAVDEGGAPRLEETLPAPSGCGCKSGLAQVLAAKGVAVLLAGHMGEGAAAKLRAAGVEVCRGCTGAADAAVAAWVAGRLVDSGAACAAHGGCDHRRR from the coding sequence ATGCAGAAGATCGCGGTTCCCGTTCGTGACGGTCTCGTGGACGACCACTTCGGTCACTGCGAGGCCTTTGCGATCTACGCGGTGGATGAAGGCGGCGCGCCCCGCCTGGAGGAGACCCTTCCCGCGCCCTCGGGGTGCGGCTGCAAGTCGGGCCTCGCCCAGGTCCTGGCGGCCAAGGGAGTGGCCGTGCTCCTGGCCGGGCACATGGGCGAGGGGGCGGCGGCCAAGCTCCGGGCGGCCGGCGTGGAGGTCTGCCGCGGTTGCACCGGCGCAGCCGATGCCGCGGTGGCCGCGTGGGTCGCGGGGCGCCTCGTGGACAGCGGCGCCGCCTGCGCCGCCCACGGCGGCTGTGACCACAGGCGCCGATAA
- the rlmN gene encoding 23S rRNA (adenine(2503)-C(2))-methyltransferase RlmN has translation MKADLRSLPRDELEAWVRDELGLPAWRGRQVFRWLWRPGTVSFQQMTDLGKDLRAALAEAGEIRGFTAAGEQRSADGTRKFLWRLPDGARVESVYIPEERRRTLCVSSQVGCAMGCRFCRTARMGLVRQLTPGEIAGQVLAAVERLGDAPGPVRNLVFMGMGEPLANLPALARAIRILADDLGLNFSTRRITVSTCGLPRQMLELGRSLDVGLAVSLHAPDDELRSRLMPVNRRHPLAELLEACRRYPLPRRRRITFEYLLLAGVNDAPAHARRLADLLRGLRAKVNLIPFNECPGIPFRRPSDHRVEAFRQVLLEAGLNATVRRSRGTDIAAACGQLYAEDQRTADGREKDAAAA, from the coding sequence GTGAAGGCCGACCTGCGAAGTCTCCCCCGCGACGAGCTGGAGGCCTGGGTCCGCGACGAGCTCGGGCTCCCGGCCTGGCGCGGGCGCCAGGTCTTCCGGTGGCTCTGGCGGCCCGGGACCGTCTCCTTCCAGCAGATGACGGACCTCGGCAAGGACCTCCGGGCGGCCCTGGCGGAAGCGGGCGAGATCCGGGGCTTCACAGCCGCCGGGGAGCAGAGATCCGCGGACGGGACGCGGAAGTTCCTCTGGCGTCTCCCCGACGGGGCCCGGGTGGAGAGCGTCTACATCCCCGAGGAGCGCCGGCGCACCCTCTGCGTCTCGAGCCAGGTCGGATGCGCCATGGGCTGCCGCTTCTGCCGCACCGCCCGCATGGGCCTCGTCCGCCAGCTCACCCCGGGCGAGATCGCCGGCCAGGTGCTCGCGGCCGTGGAGCGGCTCGGGGACGCGCCCGGGCCCGTCCGCAACCTCGTCTTCATGGGCATGGGGGAGCCCCTCGCCAACCTGCCCGCCCTGGCCCGGGCCATCCGTATCCTGGCGGACGACCTCGGCCTCAACTTCTCCACGCGGCGGATCACCGTCTCCACCTGCGGGCTCCCGCGCCAGATGCTGGAACTCGGCCGGAGCCTGGACGTAGGCCTCGCCGTCTCGCTCCATGCACCGGACGACGAGCTCCGCAGCCGCCTCATGCCCGTCAACCGCCGCCACCCCCTGGCCGAACTCCTCGAGGCCTGCCGACGCTACCCCCTCCCCCGCCGGCGCCGGATCACCTTCGAGTATCTCCTCCTGGCCGGGGTGAACGACGCGCCCGCCCACGCCCGGCGCCTGGCGGACCTCCTCCGAGGCCTCCGCGCCAAGGTGAACCTCATCCCCTTCAACGAGTGCCCCGGCATCCCCTTCCGCCGGCCGTCCGACCACCGCGTGGAGGCCTTCCGGCAGGTCCTGCTGGAGGCGGGCCTGAACGCCACGGTCCGCCGGAGCCGCGGAACGGACATCGCCGCCGCCTGCGGCCAGCTCTACGCCGAGGATCAACGGACGGCCGACGGCCGGGAAAAAGACGCCGCCGCGGCCTGA
- a CDS encoding YkgJ family cysteine cluster protein: MTTGADNAAALRAVYAFHQEFLEGWGFACEAGCAACCTVNVTLTSLEARHLLAEAGAAAADLAARVAAAPGAGYRPAATLNEVAAFCLRGEAPPADEAEHAAGACPLLDPGGRCACYPGRPFACRAMVSRARCRPGGAAEMDPFLVTVNLVLCQVIEHLDRGGVSGNLGDVVPYCHGAATEPPPGLLRNRPLPGLLVPPEERGRFTAFWRRLRRRPVGRGALGDFLPETAAA; the protein is encoded by the coding sequence GTGACCACAGGCGCCGATAACGCCGCGGCCCTCCGCGCCGTCTACGCGTTCCACCAAGAGTTCCTCGAGGGCTGGGGGTTTGCCTGCGAGGCGGGTTGCGCCGCCTGCTGCACGGTGAACGTGACCCTCACCTCCCTGGAGGCGCGTCACCTGCTTGCCGAGGCCGGGGCGGCCGCCGCGGACCTGGCCGCGCGCGTGGCCGCGGCCCCGGGCGCGGGGTACCGGCCAGCCGCCACCCTGAACGAGGTGGCGGCCTTCTGCCTCCGGGGCGAGGCGCCCCCCGCCGACGAGGCGGAGCATGCCGCCGGCGCCTGCCCCCTCCTCGACCCCGGCGGCCGCTGCGCCTGCTACCCGGGGCGTCCCTTCGCCTGCCGGGCCATGGTTTCCCGCGCCCGGTGCCGCCCCGGCGGCGCCGCCGAGATGGACCCCTTCCTGGTCACGGTGAACCTCGTCCTCTGCCAGGTCATCGAACACCTCGACCGCGGTGGGGTCTCCGGGAACCTCGGCGACGTCGTCCCCTACTGCCACGGGGCGGCGACCGAGCCGCCCCCCGGCCTCCTCCGCAACCGGCCCCTGCCGGGCCTCCTCGTGCCCCCGGAGGAGCGCGGGCGTTTCACCGCCTTCTGGCGGCGGCTCCGGCGCCGGCCCGTGGGCCGTGGGGCCTTGGGCGACTTCCTGCCGGAGACCGCGGCAGCCTAG
- a CDS encoding cyclic nucleotide-binding domain-containing protein, whose translation MAAQADAKRYRTVSPGEIIFREGEPGREMFYVMEGEVVIFREMEGREVIITTLTSGDIFGEMALVSAENRTASAKAQKLTRLLVLDKAAFLRKIQESPEFSLRLIRTFSERLEKVTDELAVLKFVISG comes from the coding sequence ATGGCAGCACAGGCCGACGCCAAGCGGTACCGGACGGTCTCCCCCGGGGAGATCATCTTCCGGGAGGGGGAGCCCGGCCGGGAGATGTTCTACGTCATGGAGGGCGAGGTGGTGATCTTCCGCGAGATGGAAGGTCGGGAGGTGATCATCACCACCCTCACCTCGGGCGACATCTTCGGGGAGATGGCCCTGGTGAGCGCCGAGAACCGGACGGCCTCGGCCAAGGCCCAGAAGCTCACCCGGCTTCTCGTCCTCGACAAGGCGGCCTTCCTTCGGAAGATCCAGGAGTCGCCCGAGTTCTCCCTGCGGCTCATCCGGACCTTCTCCGAGCGGCTCGAGAAGGTCACCGACGAGCTGGCGGTCCTCAAGTTCGTGATTTCCGGGTGA
- a CDS encoding HD-GYP domain-containing protein, with translation MDPLLAKIRRLNEIGVALSAEKDTPRLLERILVGAKELTGADGGTLYSVGPDDRLHFEILHNDSLGIAQGGTSGTPVALPPIPLHTPEGAPNTRMVAAYAVLRDATVNIPDAYAEKGFDFSGTREFDRRTGYRSRSFLTVPLKDHEGEIIGALQLINARAAGGAVVPFSREDQHLTESLASQAAAAVTKQRLITGLKELFESFVRAMAVAIDEKSPYTAGHCRRVAELALMLADAACEADSGSLRDFRLTEEERVELEMAAWLHDCGKVTVPEHVIDKATKLQGVFDRIHLVDARIEILKREAEIRFLRRRIAALEKGRAPGDDGDERRLAAELRELEDDRRFLHACNDGREFLPDADRDRLRRVARRCWTGPGGVPQPLLADDEVENLSIRRGTLNERERRLINNHVTATLKILETLPYPRHLRRIPEIAGGHHERVDGKGYPRGLKGEEMSVQARIMAVADIFEALTARDRPYKKGKSLEEALGILAAMKDEGHIDPEIFEVFVRSGVHRRYAERHLAAGDGGPSSPGPAAPG, from the coding sequence ATGGACCCGTTGCTCGCCAAGATCCGCCGTCTCAACGAGATCGGCGTCGCCCTCTCCGCCGAGAAGGACACCCCGCGGCTCCTGGAACGGATCCTCGTGGGGGCCAAGGAGCTGACGGGGGCCGACGGGGGGACCCTCTACAGCGTGGGGCCCGACGACCGGCTCCACTTCGAGATCCTCCACAACGACTCCCTGGGGATCGCCCAGGGGGGCACCTCCGGCACCCCGGTGGCGCTGCCCCCCATCCCGCTCCACACCCCGGAGGGCGCCCCCAACACCCGGATGGTGGCGGCCTACGCCGTGCTCCGGGACGCCACGGTGAACATCCCGGACGCCTACGCGGAAAAGGGCTTCGACTTCTCGGGCACCCGGGAGTTCGACCGGCGGACGGGCTACCGATCGCGATCCTTCCTGACCGTCCCGCTCAAGGACCACGAGGGCGAGATCATCGGTGCCCTCCAGCTCATCAACGCCCGCGCCGCCGGCGGCGCCGTGGTCCCCTTCTCCCGCGAGGACCAGCACCTCACCGAGTCCCTGGCCTCCCAGGCCGCGGCCGCCGTGACCAAGCAGCGGCTCATCACGGGGCTCAAGGAGCTCTTCGAGTCCTTCGTCCGGGCCATGGCCGTGGCCATCGACGAGAAGTCCCCCTACACCGCCGGCCACTGCCGCCGCGTGGCGGAGCTGGCCCTCATGCTGGCCGACGCCGCGTGCGAGGCGGACTCGGGAAGCCTCCGGGACTTCCGCCTCACCGAGGAGGAACGCGTCGAGCTGGAGATGGCGGCCTGGCTCCACGACTGCGGCAAGGTCACCGTCCCGGAACACGTCATCGACAAGGCCACGAAGCTCCAGGGCGTCTTCGACCGCATCCACCTGGTGGACGCCCGGATCGAGATCCTGAAGCGCGAGGCGGAGATCCGCTTCCTCCGCCGCCGGATCGCGGCCCTCGAGAAGGGCCGGGCCCCGGGAGACGACGGGGACGAGCGCCGCCTGGCGGCGGAACTCCGGGAGCTCGAAGACGACCGCCGCTTCCTCCACGCCTGCAACGACGGGCGGGAGTTCCTGCCCGACGCCGACCGGGACCGCCTGCGCCGGGTGGCCCGGCGGTGCTGGACGGGCCCCGGCGGAGTGCCGCAGCCCCTCCTTGCCGACGACGAGGTCGAAAACCTCTCCATCCGCCGGGGCACCCTGAACGAGCGGGAACGCCGGCTCATCAACAACCACGTCACCGCCACGCTCAAGATCCTCGAGACCCTGCCCTACCCGCGCCACCTCCGGCGGATCCCCGAGATCGCCGGGGGCCACCACGAGCGGGTGGACGGCAAGGGCTACCCCCGGGGCCTCAAGGGCGAGGAGATGTCCGTCCAGGCGCGGATCATGGCGGTGGCCGACATCTTCGAGGCCCTCACCGCCCGGGACCGGCCCTACAAGAAGGGGAAGAGCCTCGAGGAGGCCCTTGGGATCCTGGCCGCCATGAAGGACGAGGGACACATCGACCCGGAGATCTTCGAGGTCTTCGTCCGCTCGGGCGTCCACCGCCGCTACGCGGAGCGGCACCTCGCCGCGGGCGACGGCGGCCCGTCTAGCCCCGGCCCGGCCGCTCCAGGGTGA
- a CDS encoding NOL1/NOP2/sun family putative RNA methylase, with translation MHPDALPSPLRDYLDFIPDPEAYAAHLERPLPPYLRLNPLKGDPGATLGLLEAAGVKLAPVPGVPGFHRAAYPGPLGATDAHQLGLVYVQALTSAMPVLALDPRPGELVLDLCAAPGGKTTHAAQLMADTGAIVANDRKMGRLSALTANLKRMGVTCAAVTCYRGDAFPPGARFDRVLLDAPCSGEGKYRVGREGALLAARRGRTDLPAIQKGLIVKAFDLVRPGGVLVYATCTLNPDENEAVLQYLYKRRKAEPVPWQPPLPSGPGLERFKGASYDPRCRYARRFYPHQVDSVGFFVAKVARPG, from the coding sequence GTGCACCCCGACGCCCTCCCCAGCCCCCTCCGGGACTACCTGGACTTCATCCCCGACCCGGAGGCCTACGCGGCCCACCTGGAACGGCCGCTGCCCCCCTACCTCCGGCTGAACCCCCTCAAGGGAGACCCCGGGGCCACCCTCGGGCTCCTCGAGGCGGCCGGGGTGAAGCTCGCCCCCGTGCCGGGGGTCCCGGGCTTCCACCGGGCGGCCTACCCGGGCCCCCTGGGTGCCACGGACGCCCACCAGCTGGGCCTCGTCTACGTCCAGGCCCTCACCTCGGCCATGCCCGTCCTGGCCCTGGACCCGAGGCCGGGGGAGCTGGTGCTCGACCTCTGCGCGGCGCCGGGGGGAAAGACCACCCACGCGGCCCAGCTCATGGCGGACACGGGCGCCATCGTGGCCAACGACCGCAAGATGGGGCGCCTTTCGGCCCTCACGGCGAATCTCAAACGGATGGGGGTGACGTGCGCGGCGGTGACCTGCTACCGGGGGGACGCCTTCCCGCCCGGGGCCCGGTTCGACCGGGTGCTCCTCGACGCCCCCTGCTCCGGGGAGGGGAAGTACCGGGTCGGACGCGAGGGGGCGCTGCTCGCCGCCCGCCGGGGCCGTACCGACCTCCCCGCCATCCAGAAGGGGCTCATCGTGAAGGCCTTCGACCTGGTCCGGCCCGGCGGTGTCCTGGTCTACGCCACCTGCACCTTGAACCCCGACGAGAACGAGGCCGTCCTCCAGTACCTCTACAAGCGACGCAAGGCCGAGCCCGTCCCGTGGCAGCCGCCCCTGCCCTCGGGGCCGGGCCTGGAACGATTCAAGGGAGCGAGCTATGACCCCAGGTGCCGGTATGCCCGGCGGTTCTACCCCCACCAGGTCGATTCCGTGGGATTCTTCGTGGCCAAGGTGGCTCGACCCGGCTGA